In the Aquimarina spinulae genome, CCAATCCATCATTCTGATAACATTATTTCGGTGGTTTTAATCATGGCTGTGATTTTTTCGCCAATTTCTAATTGCAATTGATCAGCAGCATCAGAAGTAATGATCGCTGTTAGATGACCAACAGTAGAATCAATAGTCAACGTATTTAATAATGTTCCTTTTTTTATATTAATAATCTCTCCGATTGCTTTGTTTTGTATACTTATAGAATGTTCTGTTCCTTTTCCAACAATTACTTCTGTTTCTTTGAAAATCATTTTAATATGATTTCCTTGTTTTAAATAGGGAGCTGTATCGGGTGTTTCTATTATAATAGTATTAAAAAAAACAGCTCCAACATCAACAGTAACCAATGATAAACTACCATTAGTTTTTATAGATGTTATTTCTCCCTTTAGAACATTCATAGATCAATTTTCTTTTGTTGAATAACCAAAATTTTCGAGAATTTTTCTCGCGTCTGCAGAAGATAAAAAATTATAAAACTTTTCTGCATCCTCTTGATTCTTTTGATTAAGAGTAACAACTCCTTGAGCGATTGCAGAGTAATCTGTATCTTTTAGATCAATCCAATTGCCTTTATTGCTCATTTCTGGAGATAAAACTACGGATTTTGAAGTAAAACCAATTTCTGCAGATTTTGAAATAATAAACTGATTAGTTTGTAAAACACTTTCTCCGTATACCAATTTATCTTTTATGTCTTCATAAAGGTTATGTCTTTTTAAAATTTCTATTGTAGCTAGGCCATAGGGAGCCATTTTAGGGTTTGCAATTGCAATATGATGTATCTTCGAACTTTTAAGGGTTTCTAGAGACGGGTCAATAGTATCAATCATAGACCACATAACTAATTTTCCGTAGCCATATATTTTAGGTGTTTTGATAGTAAAACCTGTATCAAATAATTCTTTTGGATATTTCATATCTGCAGAAACAAATACATCAAAAGGAGCACCTTCTTTAATTTGCGCAGTTAATTTTCCCGATGAGCTTATAATAAGATCACAAGCAATACCGGTTTGGTCTGTAAAAGTCCTGGATAACTCTTTCATTGCAAATTGCATATTTGCAGCTACAGCAATAGTTAATTTTCTCTCTGATTTTTGCTGGCATGCTGTTATCAAAAATATAAGAAGTATGAATATTGTTTTTTTCATTTTTTGTAACTGTTCTCCTGTATTACTTTTCTGTAAAGATAACAACTCAAAGAGCAACCACATGTAGAGATCGAATACTATCTAAGTAACTTTTTTATCTAAAGCAATTTTTATAGTATTAACCGTTGCTGTTTATTTTGTATACACATTAGGATCAAATTTCTCCATATAAATTTCTGGTTTTGGAAGTTTTGTAAATCCATACTTTTCATATAGCCATTCGGCAGTACTTGTTAACAAAATCCAACGTCTTAAATTTTGTAAATTAGGATGCCCCATGATGGTTTCCATGAGCCATTTACTTAATCCTAATTTTCTATACTCTTTGAGGATAAAAATATCTCCTAAATAAGCAATTGTTGAATAATCCGAAATCACTCTTGCATACCCAATCTGTTTGTCCTCAGAATAAAGCCCAAAATTAAGAGAATTCTCTATTGATACTTTTACTGCATCATATGAAATACCATCACTCCATCCTGATTCATTTGTTAGAAAATTATATATCAATAAAACATCCAACTTGTTCTTATCTGTTGAGATGCTATAGTTTTCCTTAGATACTTCCATATTTTTAGTTGATCGAATCCATTACTTTTGAGGATACAAAGTACCAAAATTAAACAGAAAATAGCGATTTAAGTGTTAGTTTAAACCGCTATTGTTAGTGTATTATTATCAAAATGAATTTACCATTTCATTTCACCTTTTACCACTTTGGCACCCAATTGAAGTGCAATATCTAAGCCTGCATTGGGATACAGTTTTTGCATGGCAGCAATAAGCTCTTCAGAGTTTTTTGATTTTACTTCTTCTTTCTGATAAGCAATCAAATAATTTTTAGAATAGGTAATCGCACTACGATTTAGATTACTGTTGTCTAAGGCATGAGCAGAAACAACAATTTCTGGGTTAAGGCGTTCCATTTCTTCTAAAACCGATAACCAGGCAACACGTTTTTCTGTAGTACTTGCATCTGCTATCCATAGATGTAAATTGTCATATACATTTACACCTCCTACAATTGCTTTTAGAGATGGAATCCAGACAAATGCCCTTTCTGGAGTAGAGCCATTAAGACCTTTTACTTCAATAGAATGCCCTTCGAGATCTATCGTATTCCCTTTTAATATTTCTGGAAAAACAACTTTTTTTGTCCCATTATTCCCTAGTTTTGGGCCCCAAATCTGTAACTTTTTCTCATACGTTTTTTTGATGTGTGATAGCGTATGTTTGCTGGTATAAATGGTTACATCTGGGAAAGAATTTTTAAATACTTCTAACCCAAAATAATAATCAGGATCTCCATGACTTATATAAATGGTTGTAAGGTTTTTACCACTTTTTAGGATTTCTGCAACTACATTATGTGCATCAGAAAGTGTGAATTGGGCATCAATAAGAATTGCGTCTTTTTCTCCATAAATTAAAACAGAAGCGATGTGAAAACTGTTTTCGTCTGCCCGATACACTTTGTATTCTAGGTTTTGTGCTGTACTACTCATTGTTATTGAAATTAATAGTATTGTTATTAAAAAATTGATTTTATTCATTTTAATGTTCTTTTAAATGATGGTACAAAGTTGCATACATCAGTTTTCAAAAACATTGAAC is a window encoding:
- a CDS encoding TOBE domain-containing protein; this encodes MNVLKGEITSIKTNGSLSLVTVDVGAVFFNTIIIETPDTAPYLKQGNHIKMIFKETEVIVGKGTEHSISIQNKAIGEIINIKKGTLLNTLTIDSTVGHLTAIITSDAADQLQLEIGEKITAMIKTTEIMLSE
- the modA gene encoding molybdate ABC transporter substrate-binding protein, with translation MKKTIFILLIFLITACQQKSERKLTIAVAANMQFAMKELSRTFTDQTGIACDLIISSSGKLTAQIKEGAPFDVFVSADMKYPKELFDTGFTIKTPKIYGYGKLVMWSMIDTIDPSLETLKSSKIHHIAIANPKMAPYGLATIEILKRHNLYEDIKDKLVYGESVLQTNQFIISKSAEIGFTSKSVVLSPEMSNKGNWIDLKDTDYSAIAQGVVTLNQKNQEDAEKFYNFLSSADARKILENFGYSTKEN
- a CDS encoding GNAT family N-acetyltransferase; amino-acid sequence: MEVSKENYSISTDKNKLDVLLIYNFLTNESGWSDGISYDAVKVSIENSLNFGLYSEDKQIGYARVISDYSTIAYLGDIFILKEYRKLGLSKWLMETIMGHPNLQNLRRWILLTSTAEWLYEKYGFTKLPKPEIYMEKFDPNVYTK
- a CDS encoding MBL fold metallo-hydrolase is translated as MNKINFLITILLISITMSSTAQNLEYKVYRADENSFHIASVLIYGEKDAILIDAQFTLSDAHNVVAEILKSGKNLTTIYISHGDPDYYFGLEVFKNSFPDVTIYTSKHTLSHIKKTYEKKLQIWGPKLGNNGTKKVVFPEILKGNTIDLEGHSIEVKGLNGSTPERAFVWIPSLKAIVGGVNVYDNLHLWIADASTTEKRVAWLSVLEEMERLNPEIVVSAHALDNSNLNRSAITYSKNYLIAYQKEEVKSKNSEELIAAMQKLYPNAGLDIALQLGAKVVKGEMKW